A segment of the Geoglobus ahangari genome:
ATATTCTGTTATTATCTCCATTCAAAAATATAGGTTTTGCGTAAATTTTTGAAAAAACCATCTATCACAACGAACATAAGACAAATAATCCTGCTATAATGTCAGAATTCTAAAGGCACATCAAAAAATTCAAATTCGAAATTGCACGCCGGGGCTGGGACTTGAACCCAGGAGCCCGAAACGGGCACCGGCTCTCAAGGCCGGCGCAGTGCCTCTCTGCAACCCCGGCACTACTGAGGAGGCTCTCTTTCCCTTCTCCTTGGGAATTGTGTGTTTATGAAGGTTTTGGTAATCGAGTTACGTGAGACTCACTGTAGTTATTTGACAAAAATTTAAAGAAGTGTTGAAAGAAGTTGCGAGTTCAGTTCACACAACTCCCTCTTTTCTCATCACTTCGAGCTCTTTCTCGTCAACTCCGAGCAGTTTAGAGTAGATGTAGCTGTTATCCGCCCCGACGGGCCTGCACGCCCACTTGATCCTCGGCGGTGTCTCGCTCATTTTTGCCGGGGTTCCCTGAATCAGCAGCTCTCCGTAATCCCTGTCTTTGAACCTGAGCAAGGCTCCCCTCTCAAACCAGTGGTTGAACTGCAGGGTTTCTATGGGCTTCAGCACCTCTCCCGCAACAGTAACCCCTTCTCCTTTGTAGGACAGCCAGATCTTCAGGATTTCCTCTCTCGTGTGCTCCATTGTGAACTTCTCTATCTCCCTCGTCATGGGAATCCAGTTCCTGGGGTTGGTTCGATCCTTTATTGTCGGGTACTTCTCCACCAGATCCTCCCTTCCGATTATTCTGCACAGCGCTTTCCAGTTTGGATCCGTGTAGCCCGCTATGAACACCATCCCGTCCTTGGCTCTGAAGTAGTTGTAGGCAAATGCTGCGGGCTCAAAATTCCCGCTCCTCTCTATGACCTTCCCTGTGAGGTGGTAGAAGTGCAGGGCGTAGTTGTTCAGGCACATAAGTGCTTCGGCAGGGCTGATGTCTATGTACTGCCCCTCCCCGCTCATATCTCTGAAGATGAGCGCGGCCATTATCGATAGTGCTGCAAACGCTCCTCCAGCATACCACCCCATCCAGTTGCCCATTCTTGTTGGCACTCTTGTGTGCTCCGGAAACTCCTCGTAGTCCTCGGGAATCCCTGTGGTGTAGGCGAATCCGCTCATGGCCTGGGCGATTATGTCGTAGTCCCCAAACCCAGACCTTCCCGCCCTTTCGGACAGCTCCCCTCTGTGCCCGTGAGTGTGGATCGCGCAGTAGATCAGCCTGCTGTTAATCGAGCTGAGCTCATCGTAACCGAGACCGAGGGACTCCATGTGTCCCGGAGGGAAAGTCTCTATGAGAACGTCGCTCTTCTCCACGAGCTCCCTCAGCAGCTCTTTGCCCCTCTCGCTCTCTATGTTCAGCGTGATGTGGTACTTGTTTCTCCCCTCCACGATGTACGCTATTCCGGTGTCTCCGATTTTCAGGTTTTCAGGGGTGATTTTTCTCGAAATGTCACCTTCGGGCGGCTCTATTCTTATCACCTCAGCTCCAAACTCTGCGAGCATTGATGATGCGAACAGCCCTGCAAAGCTTCCGTAGCTCAGGTCAAGAACCCTGACCCCGTCAAGGGCTTCGGGCTTTCCGGTGCTGTGCTTCGGATCCGTCAGCTTTTGGGCGAAAACCGTCCATTCTCCACTCTCAGACATTTCCACCACCTCAGTAGATGGTCTTCCCCTCCTTGCCCTCAGGCGGAGCCGTCGTTGGAATGCTCGCGTCCCACTTGCCGATCACTCCCTTTCTGTACAGCTCTTCCAGCTCATCCTCGGATATTCTGAGAACCCTTCTGAAAACGTGCTCGTTGTCAAAGCCAACAGGCCTCATGCTCCACCTTATGCTGCCCGGTGTCTTGGAAAGGTGCAGGGCGAATGGGTAGCAGAGATCCTCGTATATCGGGTCGAAGTACTTCCACACCGCCTTTCTCTCGTTGAAGTGCTCGTTCGAATGGAGTTTTGCAGAGCTCATCACCTCCGCAGCAGCAAAGCCGCTCTCAAACCCGGCCTCGACAACCTCCTCCACCTTTTTGCCGGAAGCCCATGACTCGATCGCATCGTATATCCTTTCGACGTTCCTTATTCTGCTCTCGTAGTCGAGAAACTCCAGCAGATCTTCCCTGCCCATCGCCTCGCAGAGTCCTCTGTACTCGTTCTCCGAAAAAGCCGCTATGGCAGCAAACCCATCCTCACATCTGACTATGCATGAAGGGACAACGGCAGGGTCTCTGTTCCCGTACCTTTTCCTGTTCCTGTTTGTAAGAGCGATGTAGAGCCACGTCCAGTCCATGACTCTCAGCAACACCTCGGCCTGACTCATGTCTATGAACTACCCCCTCCCACTCCTGTTTCTCCAGAACAGCGCAACGAGGGTTGTGAACGCCGCAACAGTTCCGCTCAGAAAATCACCGATCCATGCCTGAGACTTCACGGGCATAGCCTCCTCAAAACCCGTAATCTCTGCAAGTCCTGTAATTCCCTGAGCGTAGGCGTCGTAGCTCGGCCTCTCCCATAGCTCCCCCCAGTTTCCGAATCCCTGCATGCTCACGTAGATGAGCTGCGGGTTTATCCTGCTGAGCTGTCTGTAACCGATCCCCCACCTGTCAAACGTTCCCGGCTTGAAGTTCTCCATCAGAACGTCACTTTTGGCTGCGAGCTCCCTTATGAGTTCCCTGCCCTCCTCCTTTCGAAGATCTATGGCGACGTAGTACTTGTTCGCGTTGCAGCACATCATCCCGGGAGAGATGTTTCTCGGAAAGACACCTCCCGGAGAGACAAGTCTGACCAGCGTGTCTCCGCTGCCTGGCAGTTCCACGTGGATAACCTCTGCTCCAAGCTGTGCGAGCAGCGTGGCAGCCCATGGGCCGTAGATAATTCTCGTTATGTCCAGCACCCTAACACCGTCGAGGGCACTTTTTCTCATGTTTAATTATTTTAGATTATCCCACTTAACACTTTCGAATGCCGAGTCGAATCTGAAAACAGTGTTCGGAAAATCCGGTTCAGGCCCCGGAGATCTTCTCCTTCAGCTTCTTCACAAAATGCCTGAGCTGTCCCCTTATCTGGACGCTCGCCATGGGGTTTATTATCGAGGCCATTGCTCCCAGCCCCTCGACGTACAGCACTACAACCACCTTCACACCGCCCTCAACCTCCTCAACCTCAAACCTTCCCCTCCACAGCAGGTGCTCACCCCTCGCTTCCCACTCCAGCTTGCCCTCTTCTGAAAAGCTCATGTGCAGCTCTCTCGTTTGCGTTATCGCTGACATCGGTGCCTTGATGTACCAGATCTTCCCGTCCTCTGAAGTGCCTTTGACGAAGCCGAAGCACTCCCCCACATCCCTCGGGTTTGAGAGCACCTCGACAACCCTGCTTTTTGGAGCACTCACAACGAACTCCTCTCTCGCCTCTGGCACCTCTCACACCTCCAGGAGCTCCCGGGTGAAGGTGGTTAACCTCTCCACTTTCTCTCCAACATATATCGTGTCCTCAACCCTGAAACCACCCACTCCTCTGACCGAGAGGACTGAGTGGCCAACAGAGAGCGTCATATCCTTTTCTATGATTTCTCTGAGGTCCTCTGGGAAAATGGTTGGGAACGGGGTCTCCTCAAAGTTCAGGCCTATCCCGTGGACGAAACCCCTCACGTAGCTGTCCCCAAACCCGACTGACTTTAAGAACTCGGCGTTTCTCCTCTCTAGGTCGAGAACCGACACCTCTCCCTTACTTCCCTCTATCGCCTCTATGGTCTTCTCCTGCATCTCCACGTAGGCCCTGTGCACCCTCCTCTGCTCCTCAGTCGCGTTTCCCACCACAAACGTCCTCGCGATATCGGCGCAGTACCCCTCGTAAACGGGGCCAACGTCAATCAGAACAACGTCACCATCCTCAATCTTCCTGTCAGTTGCGAGCCCGTGCAGCCAAAGGCTCCTCTCACCGGAATTCACGAACATTGGGAACGCAAGCCTCTCAGCCCCCTTCTTCCGCACGTGGTATTCGACCTCAAGAGCAATCTCCCTCTCGCTTACACCCGGCCTTAAGAGCTCCAGCGCTTTCTCCATCGCGATGTCGGCGAGCTTTCCGGCCTTCCTCATGAAATCGAGCTCATACCTGTCCTTGAACTTTCTGAGGGGCGCGACTATCTGCTTCGCGTCCACCACCTCGACGTGCGGGTTGGCCA
Coding sequences within it:
- a CDS encoding M24 family metallopeptidase, which produces MSVPRSVYRKRIRRAQEQMESAGIDAFLALSLENYRYFTGDVRKQPRMFIPANDEPFVIVFEGEVEEAERKTGLEAKGYRALHEMIGHVVSFLNSIDTETPTVAVEMEFSTPAFLLERFRMANPHVEVVDAKQIVAPLRKFKDRYELDFMRKAGKLADIAMEKALELLRPGVSEREIALEVEYHVRKKGAERLAFPMFVNSGERSLWLHGLATDRKIEDGDVVLIDVGPVYEGYCADIARTFVVGNATEEQRRVHRAYVEMQEKTIEAIEGSKGEVSVLDLERRNAEFLKSVGFGDSYVRGFVHGIGLNFEETPFPTIFPEDLREIIEKDMTLSVGHSVLSVRGVGGFRVEDTIYVGEKVERLTTFTRELLEV
- a CDS encoding CaiB/BaiF CoA transferase family protein gives rise to the protein MSESGEWTVFAQKLTDPKHSTGKPEALDGVRVLDLSYGSFAGLFASSMLAEFGAEVIRIEPPEGDISRKITPENLKIGDTGIAYIVEGRNKYHITLNIESERGKELLRELVEKSDVLIETFPPGHMESLGLGYDELSSINSRLIYCAIHTHGHRGELSERAGRSGFGDYDIIAQAMSGFAYTTGIPEDYEEFPEHTRVPTRMGNWMGWYAGGAFAALSIMAALIFRDMSGEGQYIDISPAEALMCLNNYALHFYHLTGKVIERSGNFEPAAFAYNYFRAKDGMVFIAGYTDPNWKALCRIIGREDLVEKYPTIKDRTNPRNWIPMTREIEKFTMEHTREEILKIWLSYKGEGVTVAGEVLKPIETLQFNHWFERGALLRFKDRDYGELLIQGTPAKMSETPPRIKWACRPVGADNSYIYSKLLGVDEKELEVMRKEGVV